Below is a genomic region from Dryobates pubescens isolate bDryPub1 chromosome 33, bDryPub1.pri, whole genome shotgun sequence.
ctttcATTCATGAAGCGGcgtgggaagggagaaaggggcgGCAGCCAATGGCGGCAGGGGGGCGGGGACAAGCCGCTACTAccggccccgccccccgcccaCCATGTGGGTactgggtggggggtggggaggctgTTTCGAGGGGTGCTGCCCGACCCCCGCGCCAGAAATCAGCTTTTGCCGCCTTAAAAACGCTGCCGGGGTGCGGCTGGCTGCGGAggagggggcggcgggggcTGGATCgagccccagcaccccaaatcccacagcacccccCCCCGAAATCCTCCGTCACCCACAGCACCCCAAATCCTGCATCATCCATAGCACCCCAAAGCAATCccgcagctcctgcagcaccccaaCTCCTTCCCAAGCACCATCTGCAGCACCCCAaatccccagcacccccagcctccagcaccccaCATCCCACAGGGTCTGCAGCACCCCATCCCCATGGTTCCATTGCGCCTCAGAGGCCTCTGCAGCCCAAATCCCCTCGCCCCAAAGCACCCCaaatcccccagcaccccaaatcCTGCTGCACTCCCATGCCCCCAATCCCACTGCACCCCAAATCCCCAAACACCCCCATCCCCATCAGCCTCAGaaccccaactcttgcagcacccccagcaccccaaatcCCATAGCACCCTaagtcccccagcaccccaaatccctcagaACCTCaactcctgcaggctctgcagcaccccaaatcccccagcaccccaaatcccccagcaccccagatcCCTCCATACCCCCTCAAAACCTCaactcctgcaggctctgcagcaccccaaccccctcagtGCCCCCACCCCCGTCACCCCATGCACCCCGAAtcagcagcctctgggcacCCATCAGAGCCAACAGAGTTTAATGGCTGGGGCGGGTGGGGGGGGAGGCCAGGAGCCTGTCCTGCAgggtccccccagccccccaagaGGGGGCTCAGCTCGGGGGGGTGCCCGCGGGGGCGGCGTGGGCAGCGGCGCGGTCCCTGCGCCAGAGCCTGGCCACCAAGCTGTTGAGGGTGGGAGCCACCcggcacacccccagctccgcCTCGGGGCCCGGCCTGCAGCCCACCcgcagcacctgcagcccccagctcctcccgaaggccttcacctcctcctccgTCACAGCTGCCTGCGTCACCAGGTCGAATCTGGGGTGTTGAGGGGGGAGGGCACAGGGTCAAGGGAGACAACGACACCCCCAGATCCCCCCCTGAATTCTGACCCCCTCCCAACCCTCCCCTAAAagcccttcagcagcagtgggagctgtgcagccatcAGTGTAACGAGCTGTGCATGGGCTCAGCCTACCAAGGTGCCGAGCAGGAAGAAATAGAGAGGTCAAACCTGCTTGGGGGAGGCACACAGAGGGTCAAGGGGGACACCAACACCCTGAGAGCCCCTCCCACAACTCTAatcccctcctcaccctcccctaaaagcccttcagcagcagtgggagctgcgCAGCCATCAGTGTAACGAGCTGTGCATGGGCTCAGCCTGTCGAGATGCTGAGTGGGAAGAAATAGAGAGGTCAAACCTGCTTGGGGGAGGCACACAGAGGGTCAAGGGGGACACCAACACCCTGAGAGCCCCTCCCACAACTCTAATCCCCTCCTAACCCTCCCCTAAAAGCCCTTCAGGAGCAGTGGGAGCTATGCAGCCATCGGTGTAATGAGCTGTGCATGTTCTCAGCCTACTAAGGTACTGAGGGGAGTATGCAGGGGTCAAACCTGACTGTGGGTCACCCAGGGTCAAGGGGGACCCCAACACCCTGAGAACCCCTCCCACAATTCTAATCCCCTCCTAACCCTCCCCTAAAAtcctttcagcagcagtgggagctgtgcagccatcGGTGTAATGAGCTGTGCACGTTCTCAGCCCACTGAGATACTGAGTGGGAAGAAATATGGGGATCAAACCTGCTTGTGGGGGGCACACAGAGGGTCAAGGGGGATACCAGCACCCCAAGAAATCCCCCTAAATTCTGAtgccctcctcaccctcccttaaaaccccttcagcagcagtgggagctgtgcagccatcGGTGTAATGAGCTGTGCACGTTCTCAGCCCACCACGAAGCCAGCTGGTGCGAGATACAGGGGTGCAAAGCCTCTTACTGGGGGGCTGCAGACCCCATCCAGGACCCCCCTGAGAAGGATACTTGGTGCCAATGACCACCCTCAGGACGTTTTCCTCCCCAGGACCCAGCAGCCGGCTcatctgggctggcagctcctcgAAGGACGAGCGGTCggtgaaggagaagaggaagaggatggcATCGACGCTCTCCTTACAGGACTGGAGGAGGGGAACAGCCCCCATCAAAGGGATGCCTTTTGTGTGCCTGTGTCCCCCCGCCCCGGATCTGTGTCCCCTGGGCCTCACAGGCAGCAAGTAATCGAATTTCCTCAGCACTCCATCCCCACAGTCCCAGAGGTTGAGCTGGAACATCACAGGGTCAGtgctgctcaggggcttggCTGGCCAGTAGACAGTGGTGacttctgtccctggagggttggggggggacacacacacagggcAATGGTCACCCCCAGGGGACACTGTGGGGTGTCCCCCCACCCCGTGACATACCCCTGGTCTCGTAGTGGGTGGGGGGTACGCGGACCCCTGCCAGCATGGCCACCAGCGCTGTCTTGCCCACGCCGCTCTTGCCGCAGACGAAGAGCTTGTAGGGGATGGTGGCAgcgcaggagctggggggcagcgcTGGGGATTCCAGGACACCTGCGGAGGTGGGGGTGAAGCTTTCTGGGGGGGGGCTGACACCCCAGGCTgcaaaggcagggagggaggggagggggaggctgtgcGGCTCACCGAAGGTCCTCCGCCGGTTCTTGTGCAAGATGCAGCGCAGGTAGCGG
It encodes:
- the CPLANE2 gene encoding ciliogenesis and planar polarity effector 2, with product MDELEDPELELEPEWLCSPAGRRYLRCILHKNRRRTFGVLESPALPPSSCAATIPYKLFVCGKSGVGKTALVAMLAGVRVPPTHYETRGTEVTTVYWPAKPLSSTDPVMFQLNLWDCGDGVLRKFDYLLPSCKESVDAILFLFSFTDRSSFEELPAQMSRLLGPGEENVLRVVIGTKFDLVTQAAVTEEEVKAFGRSWGLQVLRVGCRPGPEAELGVCRVAPTLNSLVARLWRRDRAAAHAAPAGTPPS